The DNA sequence GAGCGCACCCGGTCCAACGCGTCGCCCGGCCGGGTCATCCGCCCCTTGCCGCCACCCAGCCACCGCATCACCTCCTCGCGGGAGTAGATGTCGTAGACCCGGGCCAGGTCGTCGGGTGACTCGGTCCAGTCCCGGACCACGAGCCGCTCGGTCGAGGCGATCATCATGACGCCGGATCGTAATGCGTGGCCGGCGACCACACGGGGAACGAGGGGGCGATGGGCGACGGCTGGCAACGCACGAAGCGGATCACCTCGGCGGCGTTCCGGCCGGTCCGTGGCCGGGATCTCTCGCTGCACGCCGCCGCGATCACGTTCTACGGCGCGATCGCCGTGGTGCCGGTGGCCCTGCTGGCGATCTGGCTCACCGGCCTGCTCGCCGGCGCCGACCGGGTGCGTCGGCTGACCTCGTACGCGATCGAGACACTGCCCACCGAGATCGGCGCGCACCGGGCGGTGGCCGCGCTCGTCGAGGCCGGGTTGGGGCTGACCCCGCTGCTGGCGCTCGCCTCGCTGCTGCCGGCCTCGCTCTACGGCGAAGGGCTGCGCCGGGCGTTCGTCTCGGTCGCCGAGCCACGCGCCGAGTCCGGCGCGCTCGTCGGCTGGCGTGGCCGGCTGCTGCTGCTGCCGCTGCTCGCGCCCGCCCCGGCCCTGCTGCTGTCGATCCTGCTGGCGCTGCCGCTCACCACCCGGCTGGTCCGCC is a window from the Micromonospora sp. DSM 45708 genome containing:
- a CDS encoding YhjD/YihY/BrkB family envelope integrity protein; amino-acid sequence: MGDGWQRTKRITSAAFRPVRGRDLSLHAAAITFYGAIAVVPVALLAIWLTGLLAGADRVRRLTSYAIETLPTEIGAHRAVAALVEAGLGLTPLLALASLLPASLYGEGLRRAFVSVAEPRAESGALVGWRGRLLLLPLLAPAPALLLSILLALPLTTRLVRQGGWIGALGVVLSFLAVWLVLTPVLVWVFRVVGPASPDWLATLGMGSFTAANLSGFLHGFVLFCSLPLNLGVPFGGFDEIGGGVAVLLWLYLFHVIVLAGYSATLALSRWRAAREAARA